In Malus sylvestris chromosome 15, drMalSylv7.2, whole genome shotgun sequence, a single genomic region encodes these proteins:
- the LOC126603965 gene encoding zinc finger CCCH domain-containing protein 38-like isoform X1 encodes MNRSSRKRSSKWDLVDEPQFEDANMQDNGWMGKAGRTFRPKESGHDWPSPETNDLQRPKHDLDLASREPLPGSRGSHKHGSMNKRCNRYIDDSMVWDGDENCSTRMSPGFDDWREHRSQSPKSGWKRSLRGRSRSRSRSRSKSQSWSRSPDRGYRRESLFLDRNRGRPGISAQLCKDYMTGRCRRASDCQFLHEGNSKYDDSWESRHRKRGALRYASPPETTEYYPLKSERYSVSCSDFVKGKCRKGASCKFNHHRPSDGFSKDSTIDNTRERENERRNRDTSTERGAERVPHRSGDIPCKFFAAGNCRNKKYCRFSHHIQAYVSPERKSKDGRWGPGHSLNDAGPAWNGPKWSDTVTLSDAPMLTVDNRNIGVPEVRSSAWSVDDNRWGCDQNDENKNCADRNVSHEAAERNEKDANLWKEDNVGARVDLPKSRDTEKWLGDMSPDWNYTVQSSNHVGKQEHGCITRGSEPSTRVHGAASIIEQEIAERSDFLQNKDLRGDGVISLPYDNRNAIEEPSSFRNNLSVTANIVGCQSFDNSGQSSSAFPFSGLSTIGQSQTLIPGRGIVKSPHDTLSPEGKSVNKLDIGDAKTSLVDGIPQVPSLVGGKELKQLTNLSASLAQLLGNRQQLPQIYAALNAHNAVSTPPLLPKSKGSSEQLLGATSQPDPAMLSHKPYDPICDSIEHRINNNQMCLLPNSAGNTSVDGKVEKLSNVVSPSSLPSGANTNNYHQTNNPVQEPTHENHQLSQLERGAKPVVVKGNGDLGAEEIKSDQEENNSPVNGPMEVTEKDGADGGKKLKEVKGSRAFKFALVENVKELLKPSWKEGQVSKDAYKTIVKKVVDKVTSTMQGANIPQTQEKIDHYLSFSKPKLTKLVQVMFSFYSFSRFSLFTHHAYVEKMHKA; translated from the exons ATGAATAGAAGCAGCCGAAAGCGGTCTTCTAAATGGGATTTGGTGGACGAGCCTCAGTTTGAAGATGCAAATATGCAGGACAACGGTTGGATGGGAAAGGCAGGTAGGACATTTCGTCCTAAGGAATCTGGACATGACTGGCCTTCTCCAGAGACAAATGATCTGCAGAGACCTAAGCATGATTTGGATTTGGCTTCCAGGGAACCTTTGCCCGGAAGCAGAGGTTCACATAAGCATGGGAGTATGAATAAGAGATGCAATAGATACATTGATGACTCTATGGTGTGGGATGGAGATGAAAATTGCAGCACAAGGATGTCTCCTGGTTTTGATGACTGGAGAGAACATCGTAGTCAGTCCCCAAAAAGTGGTTGGAAAAGGTCACTGAG AGGTAGGAGTAGAAGTAGAAGCAGGAGCAGGAGTAAGAGCCAGAGCTGGAGCAGGAGCCCTGATCGTGGCTATAGGCGGGAATCACTTTTCCTTGACAGAAATAGAGGCAGGCCAGGCATTTCAGCTCAATTGTGCAAAGATTATATGACTGGGAGATGCAGGAGAGCTAGTGATTGCCAATTTCTTCATGAGGGTAATTCCAAGTATGATGATAGCTGGGAAAGTCGACACAGGAAACGTGGTGCTTTGAGATATGCTAGTCCTCCTGAAACTACCGAGTACTACCCATTAAAAAGTGAAAGATATTCTGTGTCTTGTAGTGATTTTGTAAAGGGGAAGTGCCGCAAGGGTGCCTCTTGCAAGTTCAATCACCATCGTCCTTCTGATGGATTCAGCAAAGATTCTACAATTGATAATACGAGAGAAAGGGAAAATGAAAGAAGGAACAGAGATACTTCTACAGAGCGAGGTGCTGAGCGTGTACCACACAGAAGTGGCGATATTCCTTGCAAATTTTTTGCTGCGGGAAATTGTCGTAATAAAAAGTATTGTCGGTTTTCTCATCATATTCAAGCTTATGTAAGTCCTGAAAGAAAGTCAAAGGATGGCCGGTGGGGCCCGGGTCACAGTTTAAATGATGCAGGCCCAGCATGGAATGGTCCAAAATGGAGTGATACCGTGACTCTGTCAGATGCCCCAATGTTGACTGTAGATAACAGAAATATTGGTGTTCCAGAGGTACGGTCTAGTGCTTGGTCTGTGGATGATAATAGATGGGGTTGCGATCAGAACGATGAGAACAAAAATTGTGCTGACCGCAATGTTAGTCATGAAGCAGCTGAGAGGAATGAGAAGGATGCAAATCTGTGGAAGGAAGATAATGTGGGTGCTCGTGTGGATCTTCCAAAATCAAGAGATACTGAAAAATGGCTTGGTGACATGTCTCCTGATTGGAATTACACGGTGCAATCCTCCAACCATGTTGGGAAACAAGAGCATGGTTGCATTACGCGAGGTTCAGAACCTTCAACTCGGGTACATGGTGCTGCTTCAATTATTGAACAAGAGATAGCTGAAAGATCTGATTTTCTGCAGAACAAGGATCTGAGGGGAGATGGAGTTATTTCCTTGCCATATGACAATAGGAATGCCATTGAAGAACCTTCTAGTTTTCGTAATAACCTAAGTGTTACTGCAAATATTGTGGGCTGCCAAAGTTTTGACAACAGTGGCCAGAGTTCAAGTGCTTTTCCTTTTTCAGGATTGAGCACAATTGGGCAAAGTCAAACACTAATCCCAGGCAGAGGAATTGTAAAAAGTCCGCATGATACACTGTCCCCAGAGGGTAAATCTGTGAACAAATTAGATATAGGTGATGCAAAAACTTCACTAGTTGATGGAATTCCTCAAGTTCCAAGTTTGGTAGGTGGTAAAGAACTTAAGCAACTTACCAATCTTTCAGCCTCTCTGGCTCAGTTACTTGGAAATCGGCAGCAACTTCCACAGATTTATGCTGCTTTAAATGCTCATAATGCGGTGAGCACCCCACCTCTCCTTCCCAAATCCAAAGGATCTTCTGAGCAGCTTTTGGGAGCAACTTCTCAGCCCGATCCAGCCATGTTATCTCATAAGCCGTATGATCCTATATGTGATAGCATAGAACATAGAATTAATAACAATCAAATGTGCCTTTTGCCAAATAGTGCTGGAAACACAAGTGTTGATGGAAAAGTAGAGAAACTGTCAAATGTTGTATCTCCATCTTCTTTACCTAGCGGAGCAAATACAAACAATTATCATCAGACTAATAATCCAGTACAAGAACCTACACATGAGAATCACCAGTTAAGTCAGCTGGAGCGTGGTGCAAAACCTGTGGTTGTCAAGGGAAATGGTGATCTTGGGGCCGAGGAAATCAAGAGCGATCAGGAAGAAAATAATTCCCCAGTTAATGGTCCCATGGAGGTCACAGAAAAAGATGGTGCTGACGGGGGCAAGAAACTCAAGGAAGTGAAGGGGAGTCGTGCATTCAAATTTGCACTTGTGGAAAACGTTAAGGAGCTTTTAAAACCCTCATGGAAAGAAGGTCAAGTCAGCAAAGATGCTTACAAAACTATAGTGAAGAAGGTGGTTGATAAAGTGACCAGTACCATGCAGGGGGCTAATATTCCCCAGACTCAAGAGAAGATTGATCATTATCTATCATTTTCAAAACCAAAGCTTACTAAACTTGTACAG
- the LOC126603965 gene encoding zinc finger CCCH domain-containing protein 38-like isoform X2, translated as MNRSSRKRSSKWDLVDEPQFEDANMQDNGWMGKAGRTFRPKESGHDWPSPETNDLQRPKHDLDLASREPLPGSRGSHKHGSMNKRCNRYIDDSMVWDGDENCSTRMSPGFDDWREHRSQSPKSGWKRSLRGRSRSRSRSRSKSQSWSRSPDRGYRRESLFLDRNRGRPGISAQLCKDYMTGRCRRASDCQFLHEGNSKYDDSWESRHRKRGALRYASPPETTEYYPLKSERYSVSCSDFVKGKCRKGASCKFNHHRPSDGFSKDSTIDNTRERENERRNRDTSTERGAERVPHRSGDIPCKFFAAGNCRNKKYCRFSHHIQAYVSPERKSKDGRWGPGHSLNDAGPAWNGPKWSDTVTLSDAPMLTVDNRNIGVPEVRSSAWSVDDNRWGCDQNDENKNCADRNVSHEAAERNEKDANLWKEDNVGARVDLPKSRDTEKWLGDMSPDWNYTVQSSNHVGKQEHGCITRGSEPSTRVHGAASIIEQEIAERSDFLQNKDLRGDGVISLPYDNRNAIEEPSSFRNNLSVTANIVGCQSFDNSGQSSSAFPFSGLSTIGQSQTLIPGRGIVKSPHDTLSPEGKSVNKLDIGDAKTSLVDGIPQVPSLVGGKELKQLTNLSASLAQLLGNRQQLPQIYAALNAHNAVSTPPLLPKSKGSSEQLLGATSQPDPAMLSHKPYDPICDSIEHRINNNQMCLLPNSAGNTSVDGKVEKLSNVVSPSSLPSGANTNNYHQTNNPVQEPTHENHQLSQLERGAKPVVVKGNGDLGAEEIKSDQEENNSPVNGPMEVTEKDGADGGKKLKEVKGSRAFKFALVENVKELLKPSWKEGQVSKDAYKTIVKKVVDKVTSTMQGANIPQTQEKIDHYLSFSKPKLTKLVQAYVEKMHKA; from the exons ATGAATAGAAGCAGCCGAAAGCGGTCTTCTAAATGGGATTTGGTGGACGAGCCTCAGTTTGAAGATGCAAATATGCAGGACAACGGTTGGATGGGAAAGGCAGGTAGGACATTTCGTCCTAAGGAATCTGGACATGACTGGCCTTCTCCAGAGACAAATGATCTGCAGAGACCTAAGCATGATTTGGATTTGGCTTCCAGGGAACCTTTGCCCGGAAGCAGAGGTTCACATAAGCATGGGAGTATGAATAAGAGATGCAATAGATACATTGATGACTCTATGGTGTGGGATGGAGATGAAAATTGCAGCACAAGGATGTCTCCTGGTTTTGATGACTGGAGAGAACATCGTAGTCAGTCCCCAAAAAGTGGTTGGAAAAGGTCACTGAG AGGTAGGAGTAGAAGTAGAAGCAGGAGCAGGAGTAAGAGCCAGAGCTGGAGCAGGAGCCCTGATCGTGGCTATAGGCGGGAATCACTTTTCCTTGACAGAAATAGAGGCAGGCCAGGCATTTCAGCTCAATTGTGCAAAGATTATATGACTGGGAGATGCAGGAGAGCTAGTGATTGCCAATTTCTTCATGAGGGTAATTCCAAGTATGATGATAGCTGGGAAAGTCGACACAGGAAACGTGGTGCTTTGAGATATGCTAGTCCTCCTGAAACTACCGAGTACTACCCATTAAAAAGTGAAAGATATTCTGTGTCTTGTAGTGATTTTGTAAAGGGGAAGTGCCGCAAGGGTGCCTCTTGCAAGTTCAATCACCATCGTCCTTCTGATGGATTCAGCAAAGATTCTACAATTGATAATACGAGAGAAAGGGAAAATGAAAGAAGGAACAGAGATACTTCTACAGAGCGAGGTGCTGAGCGTGTACCACACAGAAGTGGCGATATTCCTTGCAAATTTTTTGCTGCGGGAAATTGTCGTAATAAAAAGTATTGTCGGTTTTCTCATCATATTCAAGCTTATGTAAGTCCTGAAAGAAAGTCAAAGGATGGCCGGTGGGGCCCGGGTCACAGTTTAAATGATGCAGGCCCAGCATGGAATGGTCCAAAATGGAGTGATACCGTGACTCTGTCAGATGCCCCAATGTTGACTGTAGATAACAGAAATATTGGTGTTCCAGAGGTACGGTCTAGTGCTTGGTCTGTGGATGATAATAGATGGGGTTGCGATCAGAACGATGAGAACAAAAATTGTGCTGACCGCAATGTTAGTCATGAAGCAGCTGAGAGGAATGAGAAGGATGCAAATCTGTGGAAGGAAGATAATGTGGGTGCTCGTGTGGATCTTCCAAAATCAAGAGATACTGAAAAATGGCTTGGTGACATGTCTCCTGATTGGAATTACACGGTGCAATCCTCCAACCATGTTGGGAAACAAGAGCATGGTTGCATTACGCGAGGTTCAGAACCTTCAACTCGGGTACATGGTGCTGCTTCAATTATTGAACAAGAGATAGCTGAAAGATCTGATTTTCTGCAGAACAAGGATCTGAGGGGAGATGGAGTTATTTCCTTGCCATATGACAATAGGAATGCCATTGAAGAACCTTCTAGTTTTCGTAATAACCTAAGTGTTACTGCAAATATTGTGGGCTGCCAAAGTTTTGACAACAGTGGCCAGAGTTCAAGTGCTTTTCCTTTTTCAGGATTGAGCACAATTGGGCAAAGTCAAACACTAATCCCAGGCAGAGGAATTGTAAAAAGTCCGCATGATACACTGTCCCCAGAGGGTAAATCTGTGAACAAATTAGATATAGGTGATGCAAAAACTTCACTAGTTGATGGAATTCCTCAAGTTCCAAGTTTGGTAGGTGGTAAAGAACTTAAGCAACTTACCAATCTTTCAGCCTCTCTGGCTCAGTTACTTGGAAATCGGCAGCAACTTCCACAGATTTATGCTGCTTTAAATGCTCATAATGCGGTGAGCACCCCACCTCTCCTTCCCAAATCCAAAGGATCTTCTGAGCAGCTTTTGGGAGCAACTTCTCAGCCCGATCCAGCCATGTTATCTCATAAGCCGTATGATCCTATATGTGATAGCATAGAACATAGAATTAATAACAATCAAATGTGCCTTTTGCCAAATAGTGCTGGAAACACAAGTGTTGATGGAAAAGTAGAGAAACTGTCAAATGTTGTATCTCCATCTTCTTTACCTAGCGGAGCAAATACAAACAATTATCATCAGACTAATAATCCAGTACAAGAACCTACACATGAGAATCACCAGTTAAGTCAGCTGGAGCGTGGTGCAAAACCTGTGGTTGTCAAGGGAAATGGTGATCTTGGGGCCGAGGAAATCAAGAGCGATCAGGAAGAAAATAATTCCCCAGTTAATGGTCCCATGGAGGTCACAGAAAAAGATGGTGCTGACGGGGGCAAGAAACTCAAGGAAGTGAAGGGGAGTCGTGCATTCAAATTTGCACTTGTGGAAAACGTTAAGGAGCTTTTAAAACCCTCATGGAAAGAAGGTCAAGTCAGCAAAGATGCTTACAAAACTATAGTGAAGAAGGTGGTTGATAAAGTGACCAGTACCATGCAGGGGGCTAATATTCCCCAGACTCAAGAGAAGATTGATCATTATCTATCATTTTCAAAACCAAAGCTTACTAAACTTGTACAG
- the LOC126605511 gene encoding uncharacterized protein LOC126605511 has translation MLMGLGWVGAILVGAGWLALGYCFGVRYPPARIIFSARLAKRAALANDSNNGKNKTKKNKQNKDKPKDPLEIENLADILEDFKMVLVVRNDLKMGKGKIAAQCSHATLGLYKKVLHRAPKALNRWEMCAQPKVVVKIESEKDMLVLQERAKSLNLPTHITIDAGRTQIAPNSRTVMAILGPVEVVDDVTGGLKLL, from the exons ATGCTGATGGGGTTGGGATGGGTGGGCGCCATTTTGGTAGGAGCTGGTTGGCTTGCTTTGGGGTATTGCTTTGGCGTGCGTTACCCTCCTGCTCGCATTATTTTCTCAGCCAGACTCGCTAAGCGAGCTGCACTTGCCAATGATTCTAATAATGGCAAGAATAAGACGAAGAAGAATAAGCAGAACAAGGACAAGCCCAAAGACCCTCTAGAGATTGAAAACCTCGCCGACATTCTTGAAGATTTCAAAATG GTTTTGGTGGTCAGGAATGATCTAAAGATGGGTAAAGGGAAAATTGCCGCTCAATGCAG CCATGCAACTTTAGGCCTCTATAAAAAGGTCCTCCATCGAGCACCAAAAGCTTTAAACAG GTGGGAGATGTGTGCCCAGCCTAAAGTTGTAGTGAAAATAGAAAGTGAAAAAGATATGCTAGTTTTGCAA GAAAGGGCTAAATCGCTAAATTTACCGACACACATTACAATTGATGCTGGCAGGACTCAGATTGCACCAA ATTCAAGGACAGTGATGGCTATTCTTG GACCTGTTGAAGTAGTTGATGATGTAACAGGTGGACTGAAGCTCTTGTAG